In Gossypium raimondii isolate GPD5lz chromosome 12, ASM2569854v1, whole genome shotgun sequence, a single window of DNA contains:
- the LOC105762441 gene encoding probable L-gulonolactone oxidase 6 — protein sequence MPIIPVLYSNKLNALVLLKCLFLLVVLVGCSPPGEPVKCSTKDSNCTVTNSYGAFPDRTVCRAGNVVYPTSEQELVFIVSAATEAQRKMKVVTHFSHSIPKLVCPDGQDGLLISTKNLNRVVKINLAAMTMTVESGVTLRQLINEAAKAGLALPYAPYWWGLTIGGLLGTEAHGSSLWEKGSSVHDYVVEMRIVSPANAEDGYANLWVLNESDKDLDAAKVSLGVLGVISQPHR from the coding sequence ATGCCAATTATACCAGTGTTGTATTCAAACAAGCTCAATGCGCTTGTCCTGTTGAAATGCCTCTTTCTATTAGTTGTTTTGGTGGGTTGCAGTCCTCCAGGGGAGCCTGTCAAATGTTCCACGAAAGATTCGAACTGCACCGTCACGAACTCCTACGGCGCATTCCCCGACCGAACCGTTTGCCGAGCAGGGAATGTGGTTTACCCGACATCGGAACAAGAGCTGGTTTTCATCGTATCGGCGGCAACTGAAGCCCAAAGGAAAATGAAAGTAGTGACACATTTCTCTCACAGCATTCCCAAGTTAGTCTGCCCGGACGGCCAAGACGGGTTGCTTATTAGCACGAAGAACCTTAACCGTGTGGTGAAAATCAACCTGGCGGCAATGACGATGACTGTGGAGAGCGGTGTCACGTTGAGACAACTGATTAATGAAGCAGCCAAGGCTGGCTTGGCATTGCCTTATGCACCGTATTGGTGGGGACTGACCATTGGAGGGCTTTTAGGTACAGAAGCTCATGGGAGCTCGTTGTGGGAGAAAGGGAGCTCCGTTCATGATTATGTAGTGGAGATGAGAATTGTAAGCCCCGCAAATGCTGAAGATGGATATGCTAACCTGTGGGTGTTAAATGAAAGTGACAAAGATCTCGATGCAGCTAAGGTTTCACTTGGAGTTCTTGGGGTAATCTCACAGCCTCACAGGTAA